One segment of Rosa chinensis cultivar Old Blush chromosome 6, RchiOBHm-V2, whole genome shotgun sequence DNA contains the following:
- the LOC112169174 gene encoding dirigent protein 1, with amino-acid sequence MMLARIIFCAAVLLATLAVILLALVSPVPERKPLQPWLDLSLYIQQPHIASSNAHQSVAQSDPGAFIFHRKLTEGPENTSRVVGKAQGFIIPMEDFAQSAFNIIYLTFHTPEYSGSLSVQAKHVSRKDTEELTVMGGTGSFAFARGLAVFAQTDQQSSGVESTYHVKLQLRFPNQSRTTVG; translated from the coding sequence ATGATGCTGGCTAGGATCATATTTTGCGCTGCAGTCCTTTTGGCAACACTCGCTGTGATTCTTCTGGCTTTGGTTTCTCCAGTACCCGAAAGAAAGCCGTTACAGCCTTGGCTGGACCTTTCCTTGTACATCCAGCAGCCACACATTGCAAGCTCCAATGCGCATCAATCGGTGGCACAATCAGACCCCGGGGCATTCATCTTCCACCGCAAGCTCACGGAGGGACCCGAGAACACCTCTCGGGTAGTCGGAAAAGCCCAAGGTTTCATTATCCCTATGGAAGACTTTGCACAATCAGCATTCAATATTATCTACTTAACCTTTCACACGCCTGAGTATTCCGGCAGCCTTAGCGTTCAGGCCAAGCATGTTTCCCGCAAAGACACAGAAGAGCTCACTGTGATGGGTGGAACAGGATCATTTGCTTTTGCTCGGGGACTGGCTGTCTTTGCTCAGACGGATCAGCAATCGTCGGGTGTCGAATCCACTTATCATGTAAAGCTGCAGCTTAGATTTCCCAATCAGTCTCGGACTACGGTAGGCTGA
- the LOC112169173 gene encoding octanoyltransferase LIP2p2, chloroplastic codes for MTFLATQCVVASIPAYPVCNHQPKPPGCLSQRIQSKSDRIPVVKTQQSSFPTSQESRRESECECFNLYKELVPYRQAWSWQKGIVKEKKALIERNEDCPDSLFVLQHPPVYTMGTGSSEKFLNFDLNDAPFDVHRTERGGEVTYHGPGQIVMYPIINLRNHKMDLHWYLRSLEEVIIRALSKTFSIKASRLEGLTGVWHGNQKLAAIGIRVSQWIAYHGLALNVTTDLTPFRWIVPCGLQNYQVGSIRGLLGEFESFDDSSRKQLPDPDDGQLLNIACKSLINEFSEVFQVGINYETISRLEFLESEPVKSLKEEVI; via the exons ATGACTTTCTTGGCGACCCAATGTGTCGTCGCCTCAATCCCAGCATACCCAGTTTGTAATCATCAGCCCAAACCTCCTGGGTGCCTCTCCCAGAGAATCCAATCGAAATCGGACAGAATCCCAGTTGTTAAAACCCAACAGTCGAGCTTTCCAACTAGTCAGGAATCGAGAAGAGA GTCTGAGTGTGAGTGCTTCAATCTGTACAAGGAGCTAGTTCCTTACAGGCAAGCTTGGTCTTGGCAGAAGGGCATTGTCAAGGAGAAAAAGGCTCTGATTGAGAGGAACGAGGACTGCCCGGACTCGCTGTTCGTTCTTCAGCATCCTCCTGTTTATACAATGGGCACCGGTAGCTCAGAAAAGTTCCTCAATTTTGACCTCAACGATGCTCCATTTGATGTTCACCGGACCGAACGCGGCGGCGAGGTTACATATCATGGCCCTGGTCAG ATAGTAATGTACCCCATTATAAATCTCCGGAACCACAAAATGGATCTTCATTGGTACCTCAGGTCACTTGAGGAGGTGATCATTCGCGCTCTTTCAAAGACATTTTCGATCAAGGCATCTCGACTTGAGGGCTTAACTGGTGTTTGGCATG GAAACCAGAAACTGGCAGCCATTGGTATACGAGTGTCTCAGTGGATAGCTTATCACGGTTTGGCACTGAACGTAACCACAGATTTAACTCCTTTTCGTTGGATAGTACCGTGTGGTTTACAAAACTATCAGGTCGGAAGCATTAGAGGGTTGTTAGGGGAGTTTGAGTCATTTGACGATAGTAGTAGAAAACAGCTACCAGATCCTGATGATGGCCAGCTACTTAATATTGCTTGTAAATCTTTGATCAATGAGTTTTCAGAAGTATTTCAGGTTGGAATCAATTATGAAACCATCTCGAGGTTAGAGTTTTTAGAAAGTGAACCTGTAAAGTCTCTAAAAGAGGAAGTAATTTAG